A region from the Lycium barbarum isolate Lr01 chromosome 8, ASM1917538v2, whole genome shotgun sequence genome encodes:
- the LOC132607099 gene encoding DNA-binding protein S1FA-like isoform X1, with the protein MDYEGDPPPSFHRIKDMAKDVEVKGFNPGLIVLILVGGLLLVFLVGNYLLYMYAQKTLPPKKKKPVSKKKLKRERLKQGVSAPGE; encoded by the exons ATGGATTACGAAGGAGATCCTCCCCCGTCTTTCCATCGCATA AAAGATATGGCCAAAGATGTTGAAGTCAAAGGATTCAATCCAGGATTGATCGTCTTAATTCTTGTTGGTGGGCTGTTATTGGTGTTCCTTGTTGGGAACTATCTACTTTACATGTATGCACAGAAAACTCTACCTCCAAAGAAAAAGAAGCCTGTCTCCAAGAAGAAACTGAAGAGGGAGAGACTGAAGCAAGGTGTTTCAGCGCCTGGTGAATAA
- the LOC132607099 gene encoding DNA-binding protein S1FA-like isoform X2 codes for MAKDVEVKGFNPGLIVLILVGGLLLVFLVGNYLLYMYAQKTLPPKKKKPVSKKKLKRERLKQGVSAPGE; via the coding sequence ATGGCCAAAGATGTTGAAGTCAAAGGATTCAATCCAGGATTGATCGTCTTAATTCTTGTTGGTGGGCTGTTATTGGTGTTCCTTGTTGGGAACTATCTACTTTACATGTATGCACAGAAAACTCTACCTCCAAAGAAAAAGAAGCCTGTCTCCAAGAAGAAACTGAAGAGGGAGAGACTGAAGCAAGGTGTTTCAGCGCCTGGTGAATAA
- the LOC132607098 gene encoding cell number regulator 8-like — protein sequence MANMEESSPFLPSQKSDPNNEMKPIKPSSSSIAGPVKPNTSSAVPMGWTADGLPMGHSGGPTVVGEPIVHRAQWESGLCSCFGKNDEFVSSDFEVCLLGTLAPCVLYGSNAERIGSSPGSFANHCLPYLGLYLIGQSFFGWNCMAPWFSYPSRTAIRQRFNLEGNCEAATRSCGCYGGFVEDEERREQCESTCDFATHIFCHPCALCQEGRELRRRLPHPGFSAKPVLFMMPPAEQNMGR from the exons ATGGCCAATATGGAGGAATCAAGCCCATTTCTACCTTCTCAAAAATCCGACCCAAACAACGAAATGAAGCCCATCAAGCCCAGTTCTTCTTCTATTGCGGGCCCGGTTAAGCCCAACACTTCATCTGCTGTTCCAATGGGATGGACAGCTGATGGGTTGCCTATGGGCCATAGCGGTGGGCCCACGGTGGTGGGGGAGCCCATCGTGCATAGGGCCCAATGGGAATCTGGGCTTTGCTCTTGTTTTGGAAAGAATGATGAATTCGTTAGCAGCGATTTTGAAGTTT GTCTATTAGGAACTCTGGCACCATGTGTGCTTTATGGGAGCAATGCTGAGAGAATTGGGTCTTCTCCTGGAAGTTTTGCCAATCATTGCTTGCCTTACCTTGGTCTATACCTGATTGGACAGTCCTTCTTCGGATGGAACTGCATGGCACCCTGGTTTTCATATCCCAGCCGTACCGCTATCCGGCAGAGGTTTAATCTTGAG GGTAACTGCGAAGCAGCCACCAGATCATGTGGGTGCTATGGGGGCTTTGTCGAGGATGAGGAACGACGGGAGCAATGTGAGTCAACTTGTGACTTTGCAACTCATATCTTTTGCCACCCTTGTGCTCTTTGCCAGGAAGGGCGTGAACTTCGTCGTAGGCTTCCTCATCCTGGGTTCAGTGCCAAACCAGTCCTCTTTATGATGCCCCCGGCGGAGCAGAACATGGGTCGCTGA